A genomic region of Papaver somniferum cultivar HN1 chromosome 7, ASM357369v1, whole genome shotgun sequence contains the following coding sequences:
- the LOC113299508 gene encoding pentatricopeptide repeat-containing protein At4g35850, mitochondrial-like, with the protein MKLIQSIIVQHGRSSLVRLIGVRNFSAAATPEQYDRRNYAINLAEYNTVFSSLTSQRKAFLLRDAYNDMLLDGIQPSRESFHSLIIGSMKGARLQDAFYFRDQMKAMGLVPDVALYNFLISLCGKCGNSEPAIRILEEMKINNVKLNGQTFICLLNTCASSGRIDQVKGIVRDMTAAGLALNKYCYAGLVTAHKNKKPVTDKTIAKIIELVEQSKGARSSMESSSTSAENQMNNISEEELYNIPTSDFVNRGGFLFKPLTVYHVALHACADLKNKQAMETILEMLKKDGKDRDGYITMQAVRCYMNCGDFDAGVKAFEDHISSKMPAIELYVTLTEGAMIGHTPKGMQLATETLEKMNARNFFLNSKMGSELLFAASGEKTGGYATANYIWDLMQARQVYVNLPAVEAYHKGLKDREIPADDPRLMLVARTLDNLRSERERNPPRGG; encoded by the exons ATGAAGCTCATTCAATCAATAATTGTTCAACATGGAAGATCATCATTAGTTAGACTGATCGGTGTTAGAAACTTCTCCGCTGCTGCTACACCTGAACAATATGATAGAAGAAACTACGCCATTAATCTTGCTGAATACAACACTGTCTTCTCTTCGTTAACTTCTCAGAGAAA GGCGTTTTTGTTGAGAGATGCATATAACGATATGCTACTGGATGGTATACAGCCATCAAGAGAATCATTTCATTCGTTGATTATTGGGTCAATGAAAGGAGCGAGGTTGCAAGATGCTTTCTATTTTAGAGATCAGATGAAAGCTATGGGTTTAGTCCCAGAC GTTGCTTTATACAATTTCTTAATCTCATTATGCGGGAAATGCGGGAATTCTGAGCCTGCAATCCGA ATATTGGAAGAAATGAAGATTAATAATGTCAAACTAAATGGGCAAACATTTATTTGTCTACTAAACACATGTGCATCAAGCGGCCGAATAGATCAAGT GAAAGGTATTGTCCGTGATATGACTGCAGCTGGTCTTGCTTTGAACAAGTACTGCTACGCTGGACTTGTAACAGCACATAAAAACAAGAAACCTGTAACAGACAAGACCATTGCTAAA ATTATCGAGCTTGTGGAGCAGTCAAAAGGTGCACGGTCATCTATGGAATCGTCGAGTACCTCCGCAGAGAACCAGATGAATAACATTTCTGAGGAAGAGTTATACAACATTCCTACTtctgattttgttaataggggAGGATTCCTGTTTAAGCCACTAACAGTTTATCATGTTGCACTTCATGCATGCGCTGATCTTAAGAATAAACag GCAATGGAGACCATTCTGGAAATGCTCAAGAAGGATGGAAAAGATCGTGATGGCTATATTACAATGCAGGCAGTGAG GTGCTACATGAACTGTGGAGACTTCGATGCTGGTGTTAAGGCATTTGAGGACCATATCAGCTCTAAAATGCCCGCTATAGAACTCTATGTG ACACTAACTGAGGGAGCCATGATTGGACATACCCCAAAAGGGATGCAACTTGCTACAGAGACACTG GAAAAGATGAATGCTAGAAATTTCTTCTTGAACTCAAAGATGGGAAGTGAGCTTCTTTTTGCAGCCTCTGGCGAAAAG ACGGGAGGATATGCCACTGCAAATTACATTTGGGATCTGATGCAAGCTCGCCAAGTGTATGTTAACCTCCCTGCTGTTGAAGCATATCACAAAGGTTTAAAA GACCGAGAAATACCCGCAGATGACCCAAGACTGATGCTCGTTGCTAGGACTTTGGACAATCTGCGGTCTGAAAGGGAAAGAAACCCGCCACGAGGAGGATAA